In the genome of Parus major isolate Abel chromosome 3, Parus_major1.1, whole genome shotgun sequence, the window tttgTCTCTTCAGTTATTGTTTGATGTTTATGTCATAGCAGTGAGAAGTAGAATTGTGTGCTCAATGCTCTACAAAGGCACACCAGGTCTAGTTTCCTGCTAGAGGGGGCTAAGATGAATTCTACACCCCCAAGAAGCCCAGAAAATAATGTGcaggttttatttataatttatttccattcagattttgttttgctgattaAAGCAATgtggaacagctggaaaattcaATGTCTTAATCTTGCCTTGAGGACAGGGCATAAATTGGCAAGTGTTCTTACTTACAAAAGTACATTTTAGTTGATTGCACTTAAAATTTATGGAAGAACAAATGTGGCAGGTTTTTCTGAGTAAATGAAACAAACTCCATCACTGTTGTTGCAAACATTTCTTTACTGCCTTGGTTtgactttctgattttttttcccattattattGCAACTCGGCACCAATGGAGTTACAgatttttcctcagaaacatTCTGAAATCATCTCTCTTAATGTGCCTGAAGttgataaaaattaatagatGAAGTTATGGTTTACTTTTCTCTTAATTCTCTCTTAAAATTGACTTTGCTAAGAAAGGCagaacaagcaagaaaaaagacacatttGTCTTCATCATCTCCTACCTACTTTTCTTGTTGTAGTAAATGTTAAGACGGATACATTTCTAGTGCTTTCAATAGTGCTTTCAAATCTTCATTTTGCCCTAAAATTTATTCATCTAAACTTCTCACTGGTAGTAATAGTCTTAATTTCTTATAGAAGTGTCTTGCTGAATACATAATACCTGTCTCTGTCAGAGCTCCCATAAATCCTGTTCTGAGAGGTCATCTCTCCAGCATCAGAGTgccagctgagggagctgccgTGTCTTCATCAAGTAGATGACTCCTAACAAAACCAAATCTCCATCACATCACATTTTCCTTGTACGTCATTTGACTGGCAGGAGATTAGCCCTTacactgtattatttttatctagcatattccttttcattttttgtcattttctggTTACTGTCATTTCTAGCTAATGGCCATGAAAGCTTGTAACATGAGCAGACCACTTGCTCTCTCcatttcctggtgttttccatCATGGGACTGTGGTCCCCACTgagcatttttctttgattaATAATTCATAAGGGAGAGCTAATTCCCATGGGAAAGGAAGAACTGTaatagaagagaaataaagctGTTCTTTTCCTACTTCTCCCCTTTCTTACCCACACCCCAAGACAAAATTGAATAGAAAaattttagctattttttttaGCTATGTGTTccttaaattctgttttaaaatttagttaaaCTGACTTCCCAATTATAAAATAGGTGAAATCACTATATGTCCAATCACACTAAAATGGATGTTTATAGATGGAAACAAATTATTACTGGGTATTGGAGGAAGATCAGCTAATTAGTATCTATACACACAGAACACACACGCATGAATGTCAAGTAATCACTCCCAATTTCCTTCACAAATTTCATTATAGCAAAGCAACTGCTTGTCCTTGTTTCCAGAGGCATTTTGTAGTCTTGTGTGTCAGTGCTCACTTCTCTGGAAggcaaaatattcctttaatcATTACACTTTCAGGAATGTCCCACTTTGGTTAGCTCATATGGTGGTGTGTTAGCAAGGTCTACAACTGTTTCCCGTGAGAAGAAAATTCTAAAGTAACTGTTAGCAGTGGGAATGAGTCACTTGATAGGATTGCATCCTACATTTGAGATCTGACCCCTTGTATAAAACCAAGAGTTTGGTATTATGTAATGTTGTTCCTTGTCTCTTGTTCCCTATCTCTCCTTGTTCGAAGAGTTTGAACAAAAGAAGGTCTCAATCCCTGTAGTGCTCATCTGTATACAGAAGCACTGGACACCAATGAATTTTAGTTTCACTAGTGCTCAGATGTGCATGGCTCACATGCATCCCTTCACATGCCTTTCCCTTCTATGCGGAGCTCTGTAATTTGGTAGGTCCTGAAGGCAGACTGTCCTCTTCTGACATGccattacaggaaaaaaacaacctcaagaaataaaacaacaaaaaaaccaaacccagctcCCCACCAAAATCACTTTGGTGCTTTTCTgttctaagaaaaaaagaattgctTATTATGTGTGGCCACAGGGGTAGGGGAATACACTCTGCCTCTCTCTGagtctgcaggcagcagaactCTGAAGCTATTCAGGAGTGCCAGTATATGCCTGCTTTAGTTGAGCAGGCTCTCTTCTGCCAGActcaagtccagctcctgtggGAGCAATTCCCCACTATTCCTTCACAGGGCTCTCTGTCCCATGCCCTGCTCCATAATGCAGGCTGGCCCACGTGCAGCAGATTCTGCAGCTGTGTagcactgctcctgcagcagatgAGACACACAAAGCTGCCAGGTAATGcttcaggctgtgccagggacaaCGGGGTCCTGCACCCGCAGTCTGACAGTGCCTGCCTCTTACAGGACCAGGCAAAGTCATCCAGATCAGCTCATCTGTCTGTGCAAGGGCAGGCAGGCTGGACATTCCACATGAAGTTGGTTTTGGCTGTGATTAATGCAGAGGTTTCTTGGAGAGCACAGTCATCTGGGCAGCTTCCTGTGAACTTGTCAGTCACTTCTCAAGTTGTCCAAGCCTCCCCTTTCCACCTCTCAGCATTATCTCCATGAAGAAGCCCTTCCATATAGTTCCTCCACCACACAGTCATTGATTCCCAGACCAGTTCATGTGTGTTTTACATGCCCCCTGAAGGTCCTGCAAAAACTGTGGATGTGACATGCCTGTTTATACACCTCCCAGAACACACACTGCCCTGCTTACCCTTCTTTGGGTCACAGTTTTAGCTCACATGATGTTTAAAGGCTGCAGAAACAAGTGCAACCTGCTTAGCAGTGTCTGACCCCAATAAAAAGGTCTGATCAATCGAGAAGCTGATCCAGGACAGATCAATGTAGCCAAGCAGAACAGCTCCTCACCTTCCTGCTGTCATAGTTTTCCTCTGAGATCACCCTGCCTTGTGACTGAAGCTTTCTATTTTGAAGCATATGGGTCCAGTTCCCTCTCCAACCGTTTCAGTCCTGAAACCACAGAGGGCTGCTGTCTCATGCATCACAAGATTCATTAGGAAGTCTGTCTTCCTTAGCACATAACACTGCTGGATTAATGCTTAAAGCTTATCAAAGCCTATTTATACCTTCCACTGTCAGTGAGGACCTGGTTTTGGTGGCAGTTGAATATCAGAATGATTTGAGCTGGACAAGACCACCAAAGATCATGTAGctccaactccctgccatgggcagggacaccttccaccagagcaggttgctaaaaaccccatccaacctggccttgaaggCTTCCAGGGATGAGGGATCCCcaatttctttggaaaacttGTCTCAATGTCTCATGactttcaacaaaaaaataattaaaaaaaaaattcttccctatATCCAATGTAAATCTatcctctttcattttaaaaccagtGCCCCTTGCCCTGTGACTACAGGCTCTAGTGAAAAGTCTTGATTGCCTGTGCTCTTGTCTACTTTGGTTTCCAAAAGGCTTTTCcagaagttaaatatttaactttttggCTTAATACTGTATTTATATTCTGTCCAGTTCAAGAAGCTGTCTTACTAAGTGCTCTTATTTTAATGGCTCTCAGGGATGCAACTTCGCTGCTCATCTTGGATGCCAGGAGGGTGTTGGCTTTTCCGTTGTTGCTACTGTTTTTATCCTGTGCAGAAAGACCCTTTCAGAAAGTTAGTTTCTTCACATCCATACCTTAGCTATTCCCAAGCCCCAGAGCATTCCTGGTATTTTTTGAGTGGGGTCTTCTTCTGGTTCTGCATGCTCTGGTGTAAGCTACTACTGCTGGAGGTGACAGGTGGTGTGTACATGCTGACAAGATTTGACAGGTTGCTgaccagcagctggagctcacTGACATATTGCAACACACCTCTTTACTTGTTTCTCACAGCACCCCAGGAGATTAGGGCAGCCACTTAGAATAGCAAGAATAAGTGGAATTAGGGAACAGAGGATGCATCTCATTTATTTCCATAGCAGCTGGTGGAAGCTCCAACAGAGTGGTGACAGCAATGCCCACAATGAAAGTACAGCCTGCTGTCTTACTCTGGGTGCTTGGTCTGCAGAGTCCCTTCACTTCCGCAGAGTAAGGATCCAAAATCCCATAGGAAAGCTTTCCTTAAAGAGGATCATGTCCTCTTAAgaaccattttttaaaaggtcaCTATGCCTGTAAATCAATAGCTAGATATGTATCTGCATCTTTAAATATctacacaattaaaaaaaaacaacaccccaaaccaagcaaaacaaaatgaaaaaccaaaacccaaccaaactcaaaacaacaaagcagaaaacaaataaaataacaatcccaaaaaccaaaccaacaaaacaaaaccaaaacagcacaCATTTTAGCTATGCCTGAAGAAAGCAATAAATTATTCTAAACTCTTCACTCAGCAACTATCTGTGGCTGTGGAGAGGTACACCCTGTTTAAACACAGCTATTGAGTAGCTGTtggcatgaaagaaaaagtgtcCTGGAATATGCTCCTGCTGTCTCTTCAGGGCTGTCTTTGTCCAGACCAGGCTGGGAGCAGACCCAGACTGCATGAACAGTAGCTATTTGCTCCtactgggcagctttccagcagacacacacctgtgtgtgcctgtctaaacatatataaacaacaaaaaaactttgtGCTTCACAGTTCATCCAACAAGTTGTGTCGAAGGAAGCACATGTTTAATATCACCAGTGCAAGTGGTTATTCCTGAGATGCCTGTCCTAAGTGACAGTATTTTCCTGAATTAATACAGACGTGAGATTCTCACTCCAGTGTGGTCTGACCTTTACTCAGCTCCTTACAACACCCAAGTATTAAATATCCACCTAAATGCCACAATGAAATTAATACATGACAATCTGATATTTCATCTTCCTCTGTGTGGTTAGTTAAACTGTAAAAATCAGCAGTACTACAAAGAGCTCCTCCCTGATCTGTCTTCTCCATGAGAGCAGAGTATCACTGCCATGATTTATTCATAACTTCCTGATACACATGGTGAGAAGACTGGCCTGGCTGAACAGAGAGCTTTGGCTGgaactttgaaaaaaatgagtttatgACCTCTGGAAGAAGGGTTAGGCAACTCAGGAGGACTACAGGGATGTTCTAAGGTTATGCAGAGAGAAAGTAGAAGAAACTGGAATTTAATCTGGCTACTgccataaaatatattaaaaacctGTTTCTATAAATGCATAAGCAACAAAAGGTTGGCTAAGAAGAATCTGCATCATTTATTGGATGGGTGTAGGCGGAAATGTACTGACAGCAAAGGTTGAGGTacttaatgccttctttgcttCAGTCTCTAATAGTAGTAACAGTTGTTCTGCAGGTACTCAGACCTCTGAGCTGGACAACAGGGAGAATGTAGCCCCCATAATCCACGGGGAAATGGTCAGTGACCTTCTGTACCATTTAGACACAAGTCTATGGTGCTGAATAGCATCCACACAGGTGTACTCAAGGAGCTGGTAGAAGAGTTCACTGAGCCACCTTCTATCATTTCCCCACACTTCTGCCTCACCACGGAGACTCCAGGTCACTGGAGGTCAGCCAGTGTGATGCCCATTTAcaagaagggctggaaggaggatCTGGGAAGCTAGAGACCTGTCAGCCTGccctcagtgctggggaaagtCATGGAGCAGATAATTAATCTTCAGTACATCATACGGCACGCACAGCACAACCAGGGGATTGGGCCCAGCCAACACAGCTTTGTGAAGGGAAGGTCCTGCTTGATCAACCTGAGCTCCACCTGTGATAAAGTGGCCTCCTTAATCagtgagggaaaggctgtggatgttgtctactTGGACTTTAGTAAAGCTCTTGACATCATTTTCCACAGCATTCTCTTTAAGAAACTAGCTGCTTAGGGCTTGGTTGGACAGGTGCACTGTTCACTGggtaaaagcctgtctgcacgGCTGGGCCCACAGTGATGGGGAATGGGGATGGTCTCTTTTTCCCAGATAACAAGTGATTTGTCAAGAGGAAATAGCCTCAAGTTCCACCAGGTGAATTTTAGATTGGACATTAGGATagatttcttcactgaaagggttgtcaaacattggaacagactgcccagggaagtggtggactcaccatccctggaggtatttaaatggcatgtagatgtggcacttagggacacAATTTAGTGATGGGTTTGGCTGTGCAGGGTTAACAGCTGGACCCAATGATCTTGTCTTGTCAACATAAACTATTCTGATTCTAGGATTCTCTGTCACCATTAAGTTTTCCTGCTTAGAAATATGCCACTGCAATCAGTATCCTGCTGTATTCTTGGTATAGCAACAGCATATGTAAGCATAAAGTTGGTACTGTTAACTTTTAATTAagattaaataatgaaaaaggaagcaattttACATAATTGAGGGCTTTAGCCCTAACTATGTTATGAGTATAGAGATGAAACAAAGAAAGCCATTTTGCTTGACGTGATGGCAGCTTTAATGTAACCTTTCTGATTAACAAAATTAGACAACAATTAAATAGTGATCAAATCAGTCTTTATTGGTTCATTATTATAAGAAATTTCCTGAAATGTGAGTGTTGGATCTTTTAACTTATAGTACCACAAAACAAAGCTAACAGCAAAAAGTGACAGGCTTTATTGCATGATTATTGATGTATGCAGCAGAGCAAGATAACATTCTGACACAAGCCCTTAAAAAAGGGTACTGTAATTTTGTTCAACCAAAATtcatatttaacaaaaaaatatgtttttctgcaaaaatcTTATGCTGCCACATGCAACCCCTTGTTACTTAAGTACATCCTGTTTGGgcacttttaaatttttccaacGCCTCAAAATGactttgtatttttcacttaCAGTTTtgtcagataatttttttaagactaCCCGCATAACTACAGCAGTTCCTGTTTGTTTATCTTCACCTATTATGAGATCCAGTGTGTCTCCAAGTTTCACctggaaacagaaagagaagatgaGTGATTATAAACATTCCCTGGGGAAAACAAATCCCTgcaatctttctttctttccacttAATATTCTTATCtcacaggagaggaggaaggcagcCAATACCAGACCTATTATAGATCCTCCAGCTATAAACTTCTAGGAAAGCTGTGGCAATACGCAATTACATGTCTCATGATCTTCCATGCCAAGAGCTTCACCCTCCATGTTATACAACCAACACCTAACtctgtgaaaaatgtttcatgtatgtctttttttcctgtgcatcCCACCAGTCTTTTTCTATcaacacagacacaaaacaccaaaatgcaaagttcttcctcatgccTTTTAAACGGTTTGAAGTGTTTCAAAAACAGAGTGCTTAGCAACTGCCTGTGCTCCTCTCAAAGGTCAGATGCAGCACACCTCTCATAAACCAGCCTTAACTCTGTGGGATCAGGAATCAAAATTTCTCATTGTATTGCCATCTGATGACAGTAGCCACCTCTGACGATCACCCTCACATGAAGAAAGGGTTGGTAGAAGTACATGTCTGGTGACCCTTCTGGATCTCTCCTAACTGTGGTCCTGTGTGCTCTGTTACAGGTACAACAACCTTCCCTCAGCTACCCCAGTTTCAATCCCTTTCTATCATCAAACTTCCTATTTTCTTTAATCATGTGCCTGTTCCACTAATATCTCAGATTTAATCATTCCTACTCCATCAACCTTGCATACATATAATTGCTCCCTTCAACAACTTAAAATGTTCTGTCCTTGATGCCTTCTCTTGACTTCCAGTCTTAGATTTGACTTTCCAACCACACAAGTTTCCTGTCTGCCTTAGGGAATAACGTTTTACCCAGGGAAGTATAGTCACACCACCACCCCCCCGAGGTGGAAGTGGTATTAGCAATGCTGTGCATTCACCTTTGCAGAGTGATCTAGAGGGAGAAGGTCATGCCTTAGCTATTTTCTTGTGctatattaaaaagaaatttaaaaaataaaagtcttacAGTTCTACTTTTCTTCCACAGTTTTTCTCCATTCAGTCTGAGTTCATTATTGTAGAATGCATCTTCTActttactgaagaaaaacaaggttTTATTGCAGTTACAGTGTGcagtagaagaaataaaagtgtttctttGCAGAAACACAGCACCACCATTCATGGGCAAGGCACATTTCCACAGCTCTAATTTGTGTCTCAAGGACACCTTCACTTGAGGTTAGGACAGACTTGAACTGGAAGTAAAGAAAAGGTCTTTCACAGATACTAAATTAAATAATAGCATATAGTTGCTCTGTgccagaaaagctgtttctagAGATCTGTCTCCTGAATATCCAATGAATAATGTCCCCTTTCCTGCACCAGCCAATTTAATAATTTGTAAGTGACCAAGTTATACTAATATTCTGTTCTAACAACATAGTGATATCACACTTCTGCAGGTTGCATTAGATCAAACTCTGTGACACATTTATAGACTGCACATTTACCTGGTAGACCTGTGAAGCTTATACCTACCATCCCCTATTTCTCCATTCATTAAATAGTGCATTATTTTACTCCCTCAATCTCAAATTAGACCTTTTCATATCACTCAGTACAgtattctgcattttcttaattttaaataaatagtgATACAAAATGCCTCCTCACCAATTCAGAAATACTGCAgacagggaaaagcaaaatcagGCTGTTTCAAGGGAGACAGGGTGAAATAAACAGGAACATCCATACATCCAAAACGTGCATGCAGAGGGTCAAAAAAGCtacaccaaaaaaccccccacaaaTACTGAGTTATTCCAACAATAAAAGGTTACCAAAAGTCAAATTTTAGATGCATGACATCTTTCTCACTACCAAGTTGTTTCCTCTGTACTTACTTTCTTGCCATGTCTAGACCAGCTTTCAAGATCACGTCATATCGAAGAGACTGCACTACTTTTTCAAGATCCTTGTAATCTTTTACTACATTGGGGTCATTTTCAAATTCATCTTCCAAATTActttcatcttcttcctcttcttcttcctcctcctcctcttgtaTGGTTTGTCTGCTCCTTTTAgagcttttgctgcttttgttgcGCAGAGAAAGTACTGAGATATACTCTGGAGAGAGTCTTAGTGCACTGAGTCTGACTGGGGAGAAACTGAAACATCTTCTGTAGTTTACTGTGCTTGCTTGACAGCTACAGAATAAGCCTCTCCTCCAAGTGGGATACAGTTTATTTGAGGGAAATTTCTCCCACAGTCCAAACCAGACATTTAGTTTTCTGAAAGTGCTGATGGGGAGTCTGAAGCCAGTCATAGCATaacctaaaataaaacaaacattctTATATAAAAATGAGCAACTGCTTTGATGGATTGGAAGGATCTCCCCACACATGGCATAACAGTTACTACAAAAAGATGAGTATCCAGTTCCCCATACAGTGATGCATCACCTGAAAGCACAAAGCTTTAGGTGGCTTTATGATCAGACTTTCTCACACACTGGCCAACTACAAGGAGCTAAATACAACGAGgaccaaacacagaaaagccCAGCGGAATACTCCGTTTGTAATTCCTTTTCTGGTGTTCAGCATTAACTGTCCAAACACATTTGTGGCACTTTCCTCCCTACATCTGAAATACAATtcacaaaatacacagaaacgCTGCTATCTGTGTCATAAAAAGCACAGGGTGATCTCTATTTATCATGAGTCATTGTCAGTACAAGCAAGTTGCTGAACACTGCAAGCAAGCAAATCCAGAAAAGCCGAAAGCTGCTTAACCTCAGTTTCTGCTTGGACCACAACACTCCCGCATAACAAAACACTGAACAACGACCCCCCCTGTTTCTCCAAGTAGGAAGTGGCGCCGTGGTAGTGCTCGGGAGGAATATCACGGCTCTGTGTACCGCAACAGGCGCGACACCAGGAGTGACACCGGACACAGCAGGCTCATATGGAAGCTCCccggtgctgctgctcctttccctaACCTGGGACATGCAGGTGGAAACACCCCTCTAACACCCCAGATGTCTTTCAACCCTCTCAGAAACTGATTTACAGTCCCTACTAGCTGGGTGCTGCGCTGGCTTTTACTGTGATCTCATATCCACggaaaagtgttttcttctgagaTTAGAGTACGGTCTCCCCGCACCCAATGACCCCTGCCGAAATATGAAATGAGGCGGTAATTTGTGG includes:
- the MTRES1 gene encoding mitochondrial transcription rescue factor 1, with the translated sequence MTGFRLPISTFRKLNVWFGLWEKFPSNKLYPTWRRGLFCSCQASTVNYRRCFSFSPVRLSALRLSPEYISVLSLRNKSSKSSKRSRQTIQEEEEEEEEEEDESNLEDEFENDPNVVKDYKDLEKVVQSLRYDVILKAGLDMARNKVEDAFYNNELRLNGEKLWKKSRTVKLGDTLDLIIGEDKQTGTAVVMRVVLKKLSDKTVSEKYKVILRRWKNLKVPKQDVLK